The Desulfuromonas versatilis genome has a segment encoding these proteins:
- the rplL gene encoding 50S ribosomal protein L7/L12: MAEITKEQVVEFIEKMTVLELAELVKELEEKFGVSAAAPVAVAAGPVAGAEAAAVEEKDEFDVVLASAGDKKINVIKVVRAATGLGLKEAKDLVDGAPQTVKEAVAKAEAEELKKQLEEAGAKVELK, encoded by the coding sequence ATGGCTGAGATCACCAAAGAGCAGGTTGTTGAATTCATCGAGAAAATGACCGTCCTCGAACTGGCCGAGCTGGTCAAGGAACTGGAAGAGAAGTTCGGCGTGTCCGCCGCTGCTCCGGTTGCCGTTGCCGCCGGTCCCGTTGCTGGCGCCGAAGCTGCCGCTGTAGAAGAGAAGGACGAGTTCGACGTCGTTCTGGCCAGCGCCGGCGACAAGAAGATCAACGTTATCAAGGTTGTCCGGGCCGCTACCGGCCTCGGCCTCAAGGAAGCCAAGGACCTGGTCGACGGCGCTCCCCAGACCGTCAAGGAAGCTGTTGCCAAGGCCGAAGCCGAAGAGCTCAAGAAGCAGCTTGAAGAAGCCGGCGCCAAAGTGGAACTCAAGTAA